In Deinococcus irradiatisoli, the genomic stretch GCCGGTGGCCGCCAGCTGCGCGATGGCCTGGCGGCTGGCCTGGGCTCGTCCGGGTGAATCAGGTCGCAGACGCTCTGGCCGATCAGGTCGCTCGGCGCATAGCCCAGAATGCTCTGCACGCTGCCGCTCTCGTAGTGGATGACGCCCTGATCGTCGATGATCGTCACGATGTCCGAGCTGTGCTGGTTGACCAAGCGGTCCCAGGACTGCTGCCGCAGTTTTTCCTGATACAGCAGCGCCCGGTCGAGCGCCGAGGCGCACAGGTCGGCGACGATCTGGAGAAACTCCTGCTCGGCCTCGGTGAACAGGCGGTCGTGGTTGAACGACAGCGACAAGGTGCCCAGCAGCCGCTCGCCGATCAGCAGCGGCAGCACGGCGGCGCTGCTGAACGAACTGGAATGGGCGGCGTGGATGGCCGGGTACGCCTGCTGAAACTCGGCGTCACTCAGAAACACGGCGCCTCGCTGGCGGGCGGCCTGAGAAATGGGCGTCACGAGCGTCAGGGCCAGCCGCTGCCAGCCGTCCACCGCCTGAACCTTGTAACCGGCCTGCCCGATCATCTCGAGTCCCTCGCCGTCGGGGCTCAGCAGGTAAAGGCTGCCCGCATCGGCGTGCATGACCTGCAAGCCGGTGTTGAGCACCGCCTCGACGCTGCCCGGCACATCCGAGATGCCGGCCAGGGTCCGGGTGATTTCCCTGAGGGCCTCGCGGTGGGTGTCACGTTGCCGCTGGACCGGCCGCAACTGGGCCAGCCGGAGGCCGCCGCCCGCCGCCGTGGGCAGCGCCGTGACCTGGCCGCCGAACTGCACCCAGCTTCCGTCGGCGTGACGCAAGTGGAAGGGCGGCAACTGGGCCGCTTCGCCTGGCCGCGGCGGCGCCAGCACCTCGGACAGCCGTGAAGCGTCCTGGGGATGAAGCAGGTCGCCGACCGGAGACCCGAGGAGGGCGTCCGGGGCGTAGCCGAGCATCTGGGTCAGCGCCGGATTGACGTACACCACGCAGCAGCCATCTTGCAGCAGCGCGGGTTCGGTGGCGTACTCGGCGATCTTTTTGAGAAGTTCCAGCCCGGAATCCGGTATGGGCCTCACGGCAAACCCGTGAGCGGGCGGCATGGAACCTTGGGTCTTGCTCATGGTTGGGGTTCACCGCCTCCTGGAGAAATGAACGTAAGTCAACTGAAAAGTAGCCGGAGGGAAGTCTCGGAAGTCTTACAGCGCCGGCTTAAGGCGGCAACCTGCCCCGGCGACCGCTGGGCAGTGGGCGCCTCCCCTGCTGCGGCCCTGGCTGGAGCCGGAAAGCTCAGGTCTGCGGCGGACCGGCACGCAGGCTCAGGCCGCCGGTCAGGGCGCTGAGCAGCGCCAGCGCGCCGCAGACCCAGCACACCCAACGAAAGCCCTCGGCGAAGGCGGACTTCACCGCGTCGGCGGCCAGCTTCGCCTGATCGCTGCCCAGCCCGGATGGCAGCGGTACCTGCGCCAGCCGGGAACTCTGGGCCAGCATGGCCTGCCTGGCGCCCTCGGGCAGGCCGGCGGCTTGCAGCTGCACTTCCAGCACCCCCCGGAAGTGGCTGAGCATCAGCAAGGTCAGCGCCGCCAGCGCGATGAGGCCGGCGGCGCGCGACACGGCGTTGTTGACGCCCGAGGCCGCGCCGGAATACGCCACGTCCACCGAGCCCATCACCGCGCTGGTCAGCGGCGCGACCGTGACGGCCATGCCCAGGCCCAGCAGCAGCATGCCCGGCAGCACCGCTGTCCAGAAGCTGCTGCCCACCCCGAGGTTGCCCAGCCAGATAAAACCCAGACCCGCCAGCGCCGGGCCGGCGGTGAGCAGGCGGCGCGGTCCGTGGCGGTCGGCCAGCGCACCGAAGAACCCCGACAGCCCCGCCAGCATCAGCGAGAGCGGCAAAAACGCCGCCCCGGCCAGCGCCGCGCGGTAGCCCTGCACCGCGATCAGGTTGAGCGGCAGGAAGAACAGCGCGGCGCCCAGCGCGCCGTAGAGCAGAAACGTCAGCAGATTGGTGCCGGAAAACGCCGCCGAGCGAAAGAGCGTCAGCGGCAGCATCGGCGCCTGTGAGCGCGCTTCCCACAGCACGAAGGCGGCCAGCACCGCCACGCCGGCCACCGCGATCAGCAGCGG encodes the following:
- a CDS encoding PAS domain S-box protein, encoding MSKTQGSMPPAHGFAVRPIPDSGLELLKKIAEYATEPALLQDGCCVVYVNPALTQMLGYAPDALLGSPVGDLLHPQDASRLSEVLAPPRPGEAAQLPPFHLRHADGSWVQFGGQVTALPTAAGGGLRLAQLRPVQRQRDTHREALREITRTLAGISDVPGSVEAVLNTGLQVMHADAGSLYLLSPDGEGLEMIGQAGYKVQAVDGWQRLALTLVTPISQAARQRGAVFLSDAEFQQAYPAIHAAHSSSFSSAAVLPLLIGERLLGTLSLSFNHDRLFTEAEQEFLQIVADLCASALDRALLYQEKLRQQSWDRLVNQHSSDIVTIIDDQGVIHYESGSVQSILGYAPSDLIGQSVCDLIHPDEPRPAARPSRSWRPPA
- a CDS encoding MFS transporter; protein product: MSTSEASRPWTAAQRWTLVATVLGSSMAFLDGSVVNVALNALQRDFRAELTSVQWVVNAYTLLLAALILTGGALGDLYGRKKMFGLGVLVFAAASLACGLAPNLPLLIAARSVQGLGGALLIPGSLALINTVFPGQSRGRAIGLWSSTTSLVTIFGPALGGLLVDAASWRVVFLINLPLAALVLFSLRPVPGDVPGRAHAGQRPDVLGSALVVLGLGALTYGLISGADRGLSGRPLLIAVAGVAVLAAFVLWEARSQAPMLPLTLFRSAAFSGTNLLTFLLYGALGAALFFLPLNLIAVQGYRAALAGAAFLPLSLMLAGLSGFFGALADRHGPRRLLTAGPALAGLGFIWLGNLGVGSSFWTAVLPGMLLLGLGMAVTVAPLTSAVMGSVDVAYSGAASGVNNAVSRAAGLIALAALTLLMLSHFRGVLEVQLQAAGLPEGARQAMLAQSSRLAQVPLPSGLGSDQAKLAADAVKSAFAEGFRWVCWVCGALALLSALTGGLSLRAGPPQT